One genomic segment of Drosophila melanogaster chromosome 3L includes these proteins:
- the hzg gene encoding herzog, isoform A, translated as MDATSIITQVSRDDEQLNVYPSYPNDKDDVDRLKPQKRGLFHSLLCCWRRNRTKTNQNGTQIDGSTTPPPLPDQQRYLLPQVRLTDMHRKCMVIDLDETLVHSSFKPIPNADFIVPVEIDGTVHQVYVLKRPHVDEFLQKMGELYECVLFTASLAKYADPVADLLDKWNVFRARLFRESCVYYRGNYIKDLNRLGRDLQKIVIVDNSPASYIFHPDNAVPVKSWFDDVTDCELRELIPLFEKLSKVDSVYSVLCNSNQPLNNQTNQQQHPQELQQAPNQLHQQLQQQQQQQTISATTVITQATTLSAPTMLNQQQTSPPSPQSELLQKT; from the exons ATGGATGCAACATCAATAATAACGCAAGTTTCCCGCGACGACGAGCAACTGAACGTCTATCCCAGCTATCCCAATGACAAAG ACGATGTGGATCGTTTAAAGCCACAGAAGCGAGGATTATTCCATTCTCTGCTTTGCTGCTGGCGACGAAACCGAACGAAAACCAACCAGAATGGCACACAAATCGATGGATCGACAACACCGCCACCATTACCGGACCAACAAAGGTACCTACTACCTCAGGTTAGGCTTACCGATATGCACAGAAAGTGCATGGTGATCGATTTGGATGAGACCCTAGTGCACAGTAGTTTTAAG cCCATACCGAATGCTGATTTCATAGTGCCCGTGGAGATCGATGGAACCGTACATCAGGTGTACGTCCTGAAGCGACCGCACGTGGACGAGTTTCTGCAGAAGATGGGCGAACTATACGAGTGCGTTCTGTTCACAGCATCACTAGCCAAATACGCAGATCCCGTCGCCGATCTGTTAGACAA GTGGAATGTGTTTCGTGCAAGACTGTTTAGGGAATCATGCGTTTATTACAGGGGTAATTACATTAAGGATCTGAATCGTCTGGGGCGGGACCTTCAGAAGATTGTCATTGTCGACAATTCACCGGCCAGTTATATCTTTCATCCAGACAATGCA GTTCCTGTTAAATCCTGGTTTGACGATGTCACCGACTGCGAACTGCGCGAACTGATCCCGCTCTTTGAGAAGCTTAGCAAAGTTGATTCCGTCTACTCGGTGCTCTGCAATTCGAACCAGCCGCTGAACAATCAGAcaaaccagcagcagcatccccAGGAACTGCAGCAGGCGCCGAACCAGCTGCATCAGCAgctccaacagcagcaacaacaacagaccATCTCTGCCACGACAGTTATTACCCAGGCAACCACATTGTCTGCTCCGACCATGTTGAACCAGCAGCAGACAAGTCCGCCCAGCCCACAAAGCGAGTTGCTGCAAAAGACGTAA
- the hzg gene encoding herzog, isoform B codes for MDATSIITQVSRDDEQLNVYPSYPNDKDAWLGFSGSVWLPDCPADHAQLTHDVDRLKPQKRGLFHSLLCCWRRNRTKTNQNGTQIDGSTTPPPLPDQQRYLLPQVRLTDMHRKCMVIDLDETLVHSSFKPIPNADFIVPVEIDGTVHQVYVLKRPHVDEFLQKMGELYECVLFTASLAKYADPVADLLDKWNVFRARLFRESCVYYRGNYIKDLNRLGRDLQKIVIVDNSPASYIFHPDNAVPVKSWFDDVTDCELRELIPLFEKLSKVDSVYSVLCNSNQPLNNQTNQQQHPQELQQAPNQLHQQLQQQQQQQTISATTVITQATTLSAPTMLNQQQTSPPSPQSELLQKT; via the exons ATGGATGCAACATCAATAATAACGCAAGTTTCCCGCGACGACGAGCAACTGAACGTCTATCCCAGCTATCCCAATGACAAAG acgcttggcttggcttttcTGGATCTGTTTGGTTGCCGGATTGTCCTGCAGATCATGCCCAATTGACGC ACGATGTGGATCGTTTAAAGCCACAGAAGCGAGGATTATTCCATTCTCTGCTTTGCTGCTGGCGACGAAACCGAACGAAAACCAACCAGAATGGCACACAAATCGATGGATCGACAACACCGCCACCATTACCGGACCAACAAAGGTACCTACTACCTCAGGTTAGGCTTACCGATATGCACAGAAAGTGCATGGTGATCGATTTGGATGAGACCCTAGTGCACAGTAGTTTTAAG cCCATACCGAATGCTGATTTCATAGTGCCCGTGGAGATCGATGGAACCGTACATCAGGTGTACGTCCTGAAGCGACCGCACGTGGACGAGTTTCTGCAGAAGATGGGCGAACTATACGAGTGCGTTCTGTTCACAGCATCACTAGCCAAATACGCAGATCCCGTCGCCGATCTGTTAGACAA GTGGAATGTGTTTCGTGCAAGACTGTTTAGGGAATCATGCGTTTATTACAGGGGTAATTACATTAAGGATCTGAATCGTCTGGGGCGGGACCTTCAGAAGATTGTCATTGTCGACAATTCACCGGCCAGTTATATCTTTCATCCAGACAATGCA GTTCCTGTTAAATCCTGGTTTGACGATGTCACCGACTGCGAACTGCGCGAACTGATCCCGCTCTTTGAGAAGCTTAGCAAAGTTGATTCCGTCTACTCGGTGCTCTGCAATTCGAACCAGCCGCTGAACAATCAGAcaaaccagcagcagcatccccAGGAACTGCAGCAGGCGCCGAACCAGCTGCATCAGCAgctccaacagcagcaacaacaacagaccATCTCTGCCACGACAGTTATTACCCAGGCAACCACATTGTCTGCTCCGACCATGTTGAACCAGCAGCAGACAAGTCCGCCCAGCCCACAAAGCGAGTTGCTGCAAAAGACGTAA
- the mRpS31 gene encoding mitochondrial ribosomal protein S31 → MLAVRSSQRLGLRSLLPSAFKNVGLVNYSSSQSKNDDGYSSSDDEKPTKKKEEPVETAAQRLNRLLGTMQATDQLSASDFPRPGDANRKRREAQKQEAAAKNVLTAAKNIASMLGTSESDKKQTESELLAKLLGHGSESSSAATGENQTADVSGSPSGDKELNLSDIIVGMKIDRRQQPQQVEQTRGEYVRRSLASRFKPQNRDGAYQRSQRQTKREAESFTGSVNLYGGEPLGIFKDTQLPISNDILSTWSQLSERELSLQASHPPANYFEQMVLWTDQKKVWRFPINNEQDWEDEHNVDFSEHIFLEQHLEDWCPSKGPIRHFMELVCVGLSKNPYLTAQEKKDHIFWFRDYFQAKKDILRDLISKEPSKSISA, encoded by the exons atgttGGCCGTACGAAGTTCCCAGAGATTGGGCCTACG ttCCCTGCTACCGTCTGCCTTCAAAAACGTGGGATTGGTCAACTACTCCTCTTCGCAGTCCAAAAACGACGATGGATACTCCTCTTCGGACGACGAAAAGCCCACGAAGAAGAAGGAGGAACCTGTGGAAACGGCGGCCCAGCGGCTGAACCGCCTGTTGGGCACCATGCAGGCCACGGATCAGCTCTCGGCATCGGACTTTCCACGTCCTGGTGATGCCAACAGGAAGCGGAGGGAGGCCCAGAAACAGGAGGCAGCCGCCAAGAATGTTCTAACTGCGGCCAAGAACATTGCTAGCATGCTGGGCACCAGTGAGAGCGACAAGAAGCAGACAGAGTCTGAGCTATTGGCCAAACTCCTTGGCCATGGAAGCGAGTCCTCTTCAGCAGCGACCGGAGAAAATCAGACGGCGGATGTTTCGGGATCTCCTTCTGGTGATAAGGAACTCAATCTGAG TGATATTATCGTGGGCATGAAGATCGATCGTCgtcagcagccgcagcaggtGGAGCAGACCCGCGGCGAGTACGTTCGCCGCTCGCTGGCTTCCAGATTCAAGCCACAGAATCGAGATGGGGCTTATCAGCGGTCACAGAGGCAAACCAAACGAGAGGCTGAATCCTTTACGGGCAGTGTCAATTTGTACGGCGGGGAACCGTTGGGTATCTTCAAGGATACCCAGCTGCCGATTTCCAACGACATCCTTTCAACCTGGTCACAGCTGAGTGAGCGGGAGCTTAGTTTACAAGCTTCCCATCCCCCGGCAAACTACTTCGAGCAAATGGTCCTGTGGACGGATCAAAAGAAGGTGTGGCGCTTTCCCATCAACAATGAGCAGGATTGGGAGGACGAGCATAACGTGGACTTCTCGGAACACATTTTTCTGGAACAACATCTCGAGGATTGGTGTCCTAGCAAGGGGCCTATTCGCCATTTCATGGAGCTCGTCTGCGTCGGCTTGTCCAAGAATCCCTACTTGACTGCCCAGGAGAAGAAGGATCACATTTTCTGGTTCCGTGACTATTTCCAGGCCAAGAAGGACATTCTGAGGGATCTGATTAGCAAGGAGCCAAGCAAAAGTATTTCTGcttaa
- the mib1 gene encoding mind bomb 1, isoform A: protein MSCAATLSSAKDSTNANASGGGGGGGGGGAPTNSNTNTNTNTQSTAVGVVVSSAAGTGVGVGGGGGGGGSLPGGTTSSSSASAAGGVAAGGGGNSAAALVRRFSMEGVGARVIRGPDWKWNKQDGGEGHVGTVRNFESAEEVVVVWDNGTAANYRCAGAYDLRILDSAPTGVKHEGTMCDTCRQQPIFGIRWKCAECINYDLCSICYHGDKHHLRHRFYRITTPGGERTMLEPRRKSKKVLARGIFPGARVVRGVDWQWEDQDGGVGRRGKVNEIQDWSSASPRSAAYVIWDNGSKNLYRVGFEGMADLKVVNDAKGSNVYRDHLPLLGENGPGKGPHGFQIGDKVTVDLDLEIVQSLQHGHGGWTDGMFECLSNAGMVVGIDEDHDIVVAYNSGNRWTFNPAVLTKVSSPTTAPPEFQVGDIVKICSDVESIKILQRGHGEWADAMQLTLGKIGRVQQVYHDNDLKVEVGNTSWTYNPLAVCKVASSTASDGSCAPVIPSSERLSAILKKLFEPNVSGDATEEFVKAAANGFAARCEEYLAGAAQPSTSSASPSSGPDVNVNGVFAGHTALQAASQNGHIEVIQVLLRHAVDVEIEDKDGDRAVHHAAFGDEAAVIEILAKAGADLNARNKRRQTSLHIAVNKGHLNVVKTLLTLGCHPSLQDSEGDTPLHDAISKEHDEMLSLLLDFGADITLNNNNGFNALHHAALKGNPSAMKILLTKTNRPWIVEEKKDDGYTALHLAALNNHVEIAELLVHMGKANMDRQNVNLQTALHLAVERQHVQIVKLLVQDGADLNIPDKDGDTPLHEALRHHTLSQLKQLQDVEGFGKLLMGLRNANNKKASASIACFLAANGADLTLKNRKQQTPLDLCPDPNLCKTLVKCYNERKTDDSELPGNVAGTSSSARARAASGSLNQSSSVNMPLSSLAASSTFPAASSSSIFALNGIANEMSQSLHEDPPKSSASLDECLVCSDAKRDTVFKPCGHVSCCETCAPRVKKCLICRETVSSREKIDECLVCSDRRAAVFFRPCGHMVACEHCSALMKKCVLCRTQIDEILSFSLCCGGSGRPEKVSVAAGAMATVGLPLPDDRFMEAAAAAACANASGHSVAMNNTVVTPVAGSSNQLNSQNNLLAAAAASSNVSNLSAAGNAMVAPSNVNNFQMDDVQKLKQQLQDIKEQTMCPVCFDRIKNMVFLCGHGTCQMCGDQIEGCPICRKTVEKRILLF from the exons ATGTCTTGTGCGGCCACCCTCTCGTCGGCCAAGGACTCCACCAATGCAAATGccagtggtggtggtggtggtggtggaggaggaggagcaccgACAAACAGCAATACCAACACTAACACCAACACACAGTCCACAGCTGTGGGTGTGGTAGTGAGCAGTGCAGCAGGCACaggtgttggtgttggtggGGGAGGAGGTGGGGGTGGTTCCCTTCCCGGTGGCACCACCTCCTCGTCCTCCGCCTCAGCCGCCGGTGGCGTTGCAGCGGGCGGCGGCGGCAATTCGGCAGCGGCCCTCGTCCGAAGATTCTCCATGGAGGGCGTGGGTGCCAGGGTGATCCGCGGACCGGACTGGAAATGGAACAAACAG GACGGCGGCGAAGGACACGTGGGCACCGTTCGCAATTTCGAATCCGCCGAGGAGGTGGTCGTGGTCTGGGACAATGGAACAGCTGCCAACTATCGCTGCGCCGGAGCCTATGATCTGCGCATCCTGGACAGTGCACCCACTGGAGTAAAGCACGAGGGCACCATGTGCGACACTTGCCGCCAGCAACCGATCTTTGGCATCCGCTGGAAGTGTGCCGAGTGCATTAATTACGATTTGTGCTCCATCTGCTACCACGGAGATAAACATCATCTGAGGCACCGTTTCTACAGGATCACCACGCCGGGAGGTGAACGAACCATGCTGGAACCGCGTCGTAAGTCCAAGAAAGTGCTCGCCAGAGGCATCTTTCCGGGAGCTCGTGTCGTTCGCGGCGTGGATTGGCAGTGGGAGGATCAGGACGGAGGCGTTGGTCGGCGTGGCAAGGTCAACGAGATCCAGGACTGGTCTTCGGCCTCGCCAAGATCGGCAGCCTACGTGATTTGGGACAATGGCTCCAAGAATCTGTACCGCGTTGGATTTGAGGGCATGGCAGATCTTAAGGTCGTTAACGATGCCAAGGGTAGTAATGTTTACCGGGATCATCTGCCACTATTGGGCGAAAACGGACCCGGAAAAGGACCGCATGGCTTTCAGATTGGCGACAAGGTTACAGTGGATCTAGATCTAGAAATCGTTCAGTCTCTGCAGCATGGACATGGCGGCTGGACCGATGGCATGTTCGAGTGCCTAAGCAACGCAGGAATGGTCGTGGGCATCGATGAGGATCACGACATTGTGGTGGCCTACAATTCCGGCAATCGCTGGACTTTCAATCCAGCTGTCCTTACAAAAGTATCCTCGCCAACCACTGCTCCGCCCGAGTTTCAGGTGGGCGACATTGTCAAGATCTGTTCCGATGTGGAGAGCATCAAGATTTTGCAGCGAGGACACGGCGAGTGGGCTGACGCCATGCAATTGACTCTGGGAAAGATCGGCCGCGTGCAACAGGTCTATCATGATAACGACCTTAAAGTGGAGGTGGGCAATACTTCGTGGACCTACAATCCGCTGGCCGTTTGCAAGGTGGCTTCTTCAACTGCCTCCGATGGGAGCTGCGCTCCAGTTATCCCGAGTAGTGAACGTCTTTCGGCCATTCTCAAAAAACTGTTCGAACCAAATGTCTCCGGCGATGCCACTGAGGAATTTGTCAAGGCAGCAGCCAATGGATTTGCA GCACGTTGTGAGGAGTACTTGGCTGGCGCAGCTCAACCCTCGACCTCCAGTGCCTCGCCCAGTTCTGGACCGGATGTCAATGTGAATGGTGTGTTTGCCGGACATACTGCTCTGCAAGCAGCCAGCCAGAATGGCCATATTGAGGTGATACAGGTACTACTCCGGCACGCCGTCGACGTAGAAATTGAGGACAAGGACGGAGATCGCGCTGTCCACCATGCCGCCTTTGGTGATGAGGCGGCGGTGATTGAGATATTGGCCAAAGCCGGGGCAGACTTAAATGCGCGCAATAAGCGCAGGCAGACGTCTCTGCACATTGCTGTCAATAAGGGCCATTTGAACGTAGTGAAGACGCTTCTAACGCTAGGTTGCCATCCTAGTTTGCAAGATTCCGAGGGCGATACACCCCTACACGATGCCATATCTAAGGAGCACGACGAGATGCTGTCCCTGTTGCTGGACTTCGGGGCCGACATCACGCTAAACAACAATAATGGATTCAATGCATTGCATCATGCTGCTCTCAAGGGTAATCCTAGTGCCATGAAGATCCTGCTGACCAAGACGAACCGTCCTTGGATTGTGGAAGAGAAGAAGGATGATGGCTACACAGCTCTGCACTTGGCAGCACTTAACAACCACGTTGAAATTGCTGAGCTACTAGTGCATATGGGTAAGGCCAATATGGATAGGCAAAATGTGAATCTCCAGACGGCTTTGCATCTTGCGGTGGAGCGTCAGCATGTGCAAATCGTCAAGCTGCTGGTGCAGGATGGGGCAGATCTTAACATACCCGACAAAGACGGGGATACTCCGCTGCATGAAGCGTTGCGACATCACACTCTGTCGCAGCTGAAGCAACTGCAAGATGTGGAAGGATTTGGTAAGCTCTTGATGGGCCTGAGAAATGCTAATAACAAGAAGGCCTCTGCTTCGATTGCATGCTTCTTGGCTGCCAATGGAGCTGATTTGACCTTAAAGAATCGCAAGCAGCAGACCCCACTGGACCTGTGCCCAGATCCCAATCTCTGCAAGACCCTGGTCAAGTGCTACAACGAAAGGAAGACCGACGACTCTGAGTTGCCCGGAAATGTAGCTGGAACGAGTTCGAGTGCCAGGGCAAGAGCAGCCAGTGGTAGCTTAAATCAGTCCTCCTCAGTCAATATGCCGCTTTCCAGCCTAGCTGCCTCATCCACTTTCCCAGCTGCCTCATCATCTTCCATATTTGCCCTCAACGGCATCGCCAACGAAATGAGCCAGTCCCTGCACGAGGATCCTCCGAAATCGTCAGCCAGTCTTGATGAGTGTTTGGTTTGCTCGGATGCCAAGCGGGATACGGTCTTTAAGCCCTGTGGCCATGTCAGTTGCTGCGAGACCTGCGCTCCGAGGGTGAAGAAATGCCTCATCTGTCGGGAGACCGTCTCCTCGCGCGAAAAGATCGACGAGTGTCTGGTGTGCTCGGATCGCAGGGCAGCCGTCTTCTTCCGCCCCTGTGGCCATATGGTCGCATGTGAGCACTGCAGTGCTTTGATGAAAAAGTGCGTCCTGTGTCGCACGCAAATCGATGAGATATTATCGTTCAGCCTTTGCTGCGGAGGTAGTGGACGACCGGAGAAGGTGTCCGTGGCAGCTGGAGCGATGGCAACAGTGGGCTTGCCACTGCCCGACGATCGTTTCATggaagctgcagcagcggcagcttGTGCCAATGCCTCCGGCCATAGCGTGGCCATGAACAACACCGTGGTTACTCCAGTGGCGGGCAGCAGCAATCAGTTGAATAGCCAGAATAATCTCCTGGCCGCTGCAGCAGCCTCTTCGAATGTCTCGAATCTGTCAGCAGCTGGAAACGCGATGGTGGCTCCTTCCAATGTCAACAACTTCCAGATGGATGATGTCCAAAAGTTGAAGCAGCAGTTGCAGGACATCAAGGAACAG ACTATGTGTCCTGTCTGCTTTGACCGCATAAAGAACATGGTCTTCCTATGTGGCCACGGCACGTGCCAGATGTGTGGCGACCAGATTGAGGGGTGTCCCATTTGCCGCAAGACCGTGGAAAAACGCATCCTGCTCTTCTGA
- the mib1 gene encoding mind bomb 1, isoform B — MHFGYSFRILISDGGEGHVGTVRNFESAEEVVVVWDNGTAANYRCAGAYDLRILDSAPTGVKHEGTMCDTCRQQPIFGIRWKCAECINYDLCSICYHGDKHHLRHRFYRITTPGGERTMLEPRRKSKKVLARGIFPGARVVRGVDWQWEDQDGGVGRRGKVNEIQDWSSASPRSAAYVIWDNGSKNLYRVGFEGMADLKVVNDAKGSNVYRDHLPLLGENGPGKGPHGFQIGDKVTVDLDLEIVQSLQHGHGGWTDGMFECLSNAGMVVGIDEDHDIVVAYNSGNRWTFNPAVLTKVSSPTTAPPEFQVGDIVKICSDVESIKILQRGHGEWADAMQLTLGKIGRVQQVYHDNDLKVEVGNTSWTYNPLAVCKVASSTASDGSCAPVIPSSERLSAILKKLFEPNVSGDATEEFVKAAANGFAARCEEYLAGAAQPSTSSASPSSGPDVNVNGVFAGHTALQAASQNGHIEVIQVLLRHAVDVEIEDKDGDRAVHHAAFGDEAAVIEILAKAGADLNARNKRRQTSLHIAVNKGHLNVVKTLLTLGCHPSLQDSEGDTPLHDAISKEHDEMLSLLLDFGADITLNNNNGFNALHHAALKGNPSAMKILLTKTNRPWIVEEKKDDGYTALHLAALNNHVEIAELLVHMGKANMDRQNVNLQTALHLAVERQHVQIVKLLVQDGADLNIPDKDGDTPLHEALRHHTLSQLKQLQDVEGFGKLLMGLRNANNKKASASIACFLAANGADLTLKNRKQQTPLDLCPDPNLCKTLVKCYNERKTDDSELPGNVAGTSSSARARAASGSLNQSSSVNMPLSSLAASSTFPAASSSSIFALNGIANEMSQSLHEDPPKSSASLDECLVCSDAKRDTVFKPCGHVSCCETCAPRVKKCLICRETVSSREKIDECLVCSDRRAAVFFRPCGHMVACEHCSALMKKCVLCRTQIDEILSFSLCCGGSGRPEKVSVAAGAMATVGLPLPDDRFMEAAAAAACANASGHSVAMNNTVVTPVAGSSNQLNSQNNLLAAAAASSNVSNLSAAGNAMVAPSNVNNFQMDDVQKLKQQLQDIKEQTMCPVCFDRIKNMVFLCGHGTCQMCGDQIEGCPICRKTVEKRILLF; from the exons ATGCACTTCGGCTATAGCTTTCGCATCCTAATCAGC GACGGCGGCGAAGGACACGTGGGCACCGTTCGCAATTTCGAATCCGCCGAGGAGGTGGTCGTGGTCTGGGACAATGGAACAGCTGCCAACTATCGCTGCGCCGGAGCCTATGATCTGCGCATCCTGGACAGTGCACCCACTGGAGTAAAGCACGAGGGCACCATGTGCGACACTTGCCGCCAGCAACCGATCTTTGGCATCCGCTGGAAGTGTGCCGAGTGCATTAATTACGATTTGTGCTCCATCTGCTACCACGGAGATAAACATCATCTGAGGCACCGTTTCTACAGGATCACCACGCCGGGAGGTGAACGAACCATGCTGGAACCGCGTCGTAAGTCCAAGAAAGTGCTCGCCAGAGGCATCTTTCCGGGAGCTCGTGTCGTTCGCGGCGTGGATTGGCAGTGGGAGGATCAGGACGGAGGCGTTGGTCGGCGTGGCAAGGTCAACGAGATCCAGGACTGGTCTTCGGCCTCGCCAAGATCGGCAGCCTACGTGATTTGGGACAATGGCTCCAAGAATCTGTACCGCGTTGGATTTGAGGGCATGGCAGATCTTAAGGTCGTTAACGATGCCAAGGGTAGTAATGTTTACCGGGATCATCTGCCACTATTGGGCGAAAACGGACCCGGAAAAGGACCGCATGGCTTTCAGATTGGCGACAAGGTTACAGTGGATCTAGATCTAGAAATCGTTCAGTCTCTGCAGCATGGACATGGCGGCTGGACCGATGGCATGTTCGAGTGCCTAAGCAACGCAGGAATGGTCGTGGGCATCGATGAGGATCACGACATTGTGGTGGCCTACAATTCCGGCAATCGCTGGACTTTCAATCCAGCTGTCCTTACAAAAGTATCCTCGCCAACCACTGCTCCGCCCGAGTTTCAGGTGGGCGACATTGTCAAGATCTGTTCCGATGTGGAGAGCATCAAGATTTTGCAGCGAGGACACGGCGAGTGGGCTGACGCCATGCAATTGACTCTGGGAAAGATCGGCCGCGTGCAACAGGTCTATCATGATAACGACCTTAAAGTGGAGGTGGGCAATACTTCGTGGACCTACAATCCGCTGGCCGTTTGCAAGGTGGCTTCTTCAACTGCCTCCGATGGGAGCTGCGCTCCAGTTATCCCGAGTAGTGAACGTCTTTCGGCCATTCTCAAAAAACTGTTCGAACCAAATGTCTCCGGCGATGCCACTGAGGAATTTGTCAAGGCAGCAGCCAATGGATTTGCA GCACGTTGTGAGGAGTACTTGGCTGGCGCAGCTCAACCCTCGACCTCCAGTGCCTCGCCCAGTTCTGGACCGGATGTCAATGTGAATGGTGTGTTTGCCGGACATACTGCTCTGCAAGCAGCCAGCCAGAATGGCCATATTGAGGTGATACAGGTACTACTCCGGCACGCCGTCGACGTAGAAATTGAGGACAAGGACGGAGATCGCGCTGTCCACCATGCCGCCTTTGGTGATGAGGCGGCGGTGATTGAGATATTGGCCAAAGCCGGGGCAGACTTAAATGCGCGCAATAAGCGCAGGCAGACGTCTCTGCACATTGCTGTCAATAAGGGCCATTTGAACGTAGTGAAGACGCTTCTAACGCTAGGTTGCCATCCTAGTTTGCAAGATTCCGAGGGCGATACACCCCTACACGATGCCATATCTAAGGAGCACGACGAGATGCTGTCCCTGTTGCTGGACTTCGGGGCCGACATCACGCTAAACAACAATAATGGATTCAATGCATTGCATCATGCTGCTCTCAAGGGTAATCCTAGTGCCATGAAGATCCTGCTGACCAAGACGAACCGTCCTTGGATTGTGGAAGAGAAGAAGGATGATGGCTACACAGCTCTGCACTTGGCAGCACTTAACAACCACGTTGAAATTGCTGAGCTACTAGTGCATATGGGTAAGGCCAATATGGATAGGCAAAATGTGAATCTCCAGACGGCTTTGCATCTTGCGGTGGAGCGTCAGCATGTGCAAATCGTCAAGCTGCTGGTGCAGGATGGGGCAGATCTTAACATACCCGACAAAGACGGGGATACTCCGCTGCATGAAGCGTTGCGACATCACACTCTGTCGCAGCTGAAGCAACTGCAAGATGTGGAAGGATTTGGTAAGCTCTTGATGGGCCTGAGAAATGCTAATAACAAGAAGGCCTCTGCTTCGATTGCATGCTTCTTGGCTGCCAATGGAGCTGATTTGACCTTAAAGAATCGCAAGCAGCAGACCCCACTGGACCTGTGCCCAGATCCCAATCTCTGCAAGACCCTGGTCAAGTGCTACAACGAAAGGAAGACCGACGACTCTGAGTTGCCCGGAAATGTAGCTGGAACGAGTTCGAGTGCCAGGGCAAGAGCAGCCAGTGGTAGCTTAAATCAGTCCTCCTCAGTCAATATGCCGCTTTCCAGCCTAGCTGCCTCATCCACTTTCCCAGCTGCCTCATCATCTTCCATATTTGCCCTCAACGGCATCGCCAACGAAATGAGCCAGTCCCTGCACGAGGATCCTCCGAAATCGTCAGCCAGTCTTGATGAGTGTTTGGTTTGCTCGGATGCCAAGCGGGATACGGTCTTTAAGCCCTGTGGCCATGTCAGTTGCTGCGAGACCTGCGCTCCGAGGGTGAAGAAATGCCTCATCTGTCGGGAGACCGTCTCCTCGCGCGAAAAGATCGACGAGTGTCTGGTGTGCTCGGATCGCAGGGCAGCCGTCTTCTTCCGCCCCTGTGGCCATATGGTCGCATGTGAGCACTGCAGTGCTTTGATGAAAAAGTGCGTCCTGTGTCGCACGCAAATCGATGAGATATTATCGTTCAGCCTTTGCTGCGGAGGTAGTGGACGACCGGAGAAGGTGTCCGTGGCAGCTGGAGCGATGGCAACAGTGGGCTTGCCACTGCCCGACGATCGTTTCATggaagctgcagcagcggcagcttGTGCCAATGCCTCCGGCCATAGCGTGGCCATGAACAACACCGTGGTTACTCCAGTGGCGGGCAGCAGCAATCAGTTGAATAGCCAGAATAATCTCCTGGCCGCTGCAGCAGCCTCTTCGAATGTCTCGAATCTGTCAGCAGCTGGAAACGCGATGGTGGCTCCTTCCAATGTCAACAACTTCCAGATGGATGATGTCCAAAAGTTGAAGCAGCAGTTGCAGGACATCAAGGAACAG ACTATGTGTCCTGTCTGCTTTGACCGCATAAAGAACATGGTCTTCCTATGTGGCCACGGCACGTGCCAGATGTGTGGCGACCAGATTGAGGGGTGTCCCATTTGCCGCAAGACCGTGGAAAAACGCATCCTGCTCTTCTGA